The Triticum aestivum cultivar Chinese Spring chromosome 3A, IWGSC CS RefSeq v2.1, whole genome shotgun sequence genome includes a region encoding these proteins:
- the LOC123060934 gene encoding uncharacterized protein encodes MDTSILDSVLHCDDSSVDEPELQLVTFDIEETPLVDIDHVLLELDMEKFAFDDVSRIDSSTLEPEMESFMVDYGEVDSDVKEPSSTISLVATSPVEISTTTPHLVSSIEVVLKLLPNYLRYDRYFLKKTCHIMDTAYAPCNLLMISIYHMLNRYAYVIGYSIDDLEGIVPTLVLACLLSFLSGLRLYTIHCELTKFEMTSHGILVDSRHGDEEKQWAHVKKSEDGAGMRIEKQKEKSCSLEGVERVPHQSPKSAQRHYNHQDSEYMANQKREGHERNMSRTSVRRKEVSRGAN; translated from the exons ATGGATACTAGCATTCTAGATTCAGTTTTGCATTGTGATGATTCTTCGGTGGATGAACCAGAGCTACAGTTAGTTACTTTTGATATTGAGGAGACACCTTTAGTTGATATTGATCATGTGCTGCTAGAGCTAGATATGGAAAAGTTCGCCTTCGATGATGTTAGCCGCATTGATTCCTCAACACTTGAGCCTGAGATGGAGAGCTTCATGGTTGATTATGGTGAGGTGGATTCAGATGTCAAGGAGCCAAGCTCCACTATTTCACTTGTTGCCACGAGTCCGGTGGAAATTTCTACTACCACACCTCACTTGGTATCTTCAATTGAGGTAGTCCTGAAGCTTCTTCCTAACTATCTCAGGTATGATCGCTACTTTCTCAAAAAGACATGCCATATCATGGATACTGCCTATGCACCATGCAATTTGTTGATGATATCTATTTATCATATGCTCAATAGATATGCTTATGTGATAGGATACTCTATTGATGACTTAGAGGGCATTGTCCCTACACTTGTATTGGCTTGTTTGTTGAGTTTTCTTTCAGGTTTACGCTTGTATACCATTCATTGCGAGCTGACCAAGTTCGAGATGACATCCCATGGGATCCTGGTGGATTCACGGCATGGTGATGAGGAGAAGCAATGGGCACACGTGAAGAAGAGTGAAGATGGAGCAGGCATGAGGATAGAGAAGCAAAAAGAGAAGAGCTGCAGTTTAGAGGGTGTCGAGCGAGTGCCACATCAAAGCCCG aaaagtgcgcaaaggcactataatcATCAAGATTCCGAATACATGGCTAACCAGAAGAGAGAAGGGCATGAAAGAAATATGTCAAGGACTTCAGTGAGAAGAAAAGAAGTATCTAGGGGAGCAAACTAA